A genomic stretch from Apis cerana isolate GH-2021 linkage group LG9, AcerK_1.0, whole genome shotgun sequence includes:
- the LOC107997512 gene encoding protein still life, isoform SIF type 1 isoform X8 yields the protein MGNKLSCSCAPLIRKAYRYEDSPWQAGARGGMGGSGARRGDTGHLLRCGSLRERKRLWAEVFHVSASGAGTVKWQQVSEDLVPVNITCIQDSPECIFHITAYNSQVDKILDVRLVQPGTRIGQASECFVYWKDTMTNDTWGLNFTSPIDAKQFRECCSPSFKISRKASSSYSLKLEPPNKQKIKTRRKPLSTPASPSRSREPQCTCMTPEQLARFRSQEARYRGFCTTSTLPRTMARSTEVEMTPGRDKITAATSSASLYDNVNNANVTPGKTAKAGESKQKEKQNETCQTTPKTANVGIETVTVGSQIDSPEEKGAAISPKKGQKQSQDSSTQQNGSEMLKSEGTQAGGTLQNKSLRKEQLHHTKSADYTDLEMQNGNIFNIVNNNHSGKKSKSKSTDDMRIENAQNGGISLDSNTLKRMLKPMPSIDSPVTSPEMTRKRHSHHNYHYHPSNNNQKYIMQETENENCAHLYRPTYNNKFQTTRSVHDMGRQYAGGRARTYLDSERNRCTGDMSPPSDNVIFDNQCYATTPSSSNGNSDMEQPTHCNSRRCNGSQVYQQQNMQSVSTPGSPTSRLLLEYEMHLRNTLAKGMDAESYSLRTFEALLTQSMEDLEFAKNIPLNTQRTPHVSRRRSSSNKSSTLPLSYRYERQNSKDRDGYYSDRNEMIREKRDREIDRDRGYLSDYNSRCTSCVGESARAQWFRHSDGWQSGSSTLGSGASSSINPSYTGHKRDSPWDSLPSLRHEGSLNDSGYKSNRTDSLEQRGTFDRQDSVRSDYMSDRDGRYGIVQQASLESTDSRICYLTSSEMSDDDKMSLTTAVSDDDDGESVINSPYRGKQTGTAAASFNCTGAVRKAGFLSVKKWLLRKKHQIELARKRGWKGYWVCLKGTTLLFYPCESQESRTMEAAPKHLIIVDGAIMQPIPEHPKRDYIFCLSTAFGDAYLFQAPCQVELENWVNSIHSACAAAFARHRGKTGTLHLLQEEIFRLEKAIESDHKLKHMADLQQSVVSDVETKQQINNQIVQWEENLERLHCEQFRLRCYMASLQSGELPNPKSLLTHVSRATKQTLNKLGVFTVSSFHAFICARSPSLLNNLLAGRGATKRRPPLLSRSNSGSSRRSLQISSRDDEKTVKVFVPENQLVSVFVRDAMTVEEFLASACNRKNLNPMEHFVRVKKRRDMEDHNYFVPHRTDLIETYLHTHEVVEVCAKILYQVELQRNTLEQMWGFSVEAELIENSDRQDELCCYVSRVEDKSVAMQNGIIKGDEIMVINGAIVSDLDMMYLESVLQEEVGLCMMMRSSRTEPPDLTGIMRVTDDIIESLVCPPPPSDPPVISEEMISGLIVPAPGWSKESIMQECTTTSHMENGKQTSRTNSFEIENLLKTAEQVTGICRSPGETRKSSPTGSVVSSHSQALTPSRQLSDAEKLKKVILELIETERTYVKNLNNLLENYLEPLKRETFLSNAEINALFGNIQEIVTFQRQFLQNLDHAIEMEADFNNFDHPSQFKGVLFSIGSAFLYYVNHFKLYSSFCASHSKAQKVLHPNEGNQALQEFLQARNPRQQHSSTLESYLIKPIQRILKYPLLLQQLRNLTDERSEEHQHLIEALKGMEKVAEHINEMQRIHEEYGAIFDHLFRQHQKSCKQPIDLSPGDLLYYGGVEWLNISDFLGKIKKGLELHAMCFVFKSAVVFLCKERLRQKKKLMGVSTKANSSEVEIIRYQVLIPVTEVQVRASSAKDMESHFLWELIHLRSQLQRRSEKVYVLSNSTTEFRNAFLRTIRQIIRESVRNMSIPSTKQNLSQPPISISPRMSTGHVEKFEKQSAGTSQVGQNGGNGGSGVATLSKKKQQLLTTSHNVKRKYSQSKQAVEHESSEDKDNEEAGASAINQQQTTFRSRSKTISDTSGEIKVEMDSGTKSEGEEDSQAFLAGSTGSQARLIQSSHQPENYQPITVKELGSPIWKPRELPSLGESTTLPRKGKSASEFGDISSSHSASRKSLIEINNCAQQSNCNNHV from the exons ACTGTGGGCCGAAGTGTTCCATGTAAGCGCAAGCGGGGCTGGGACCGTGAAATGGCAGCAGGTTTCCGAGGATTTAGTTCCTGTAAATATCACGTGCATTCAAGATTCGCCAGAATGTATTTTCCATATTACCGCGTACAACAGTCAGGTGGACAAAATTTTGGACGTACGATTGGTACAACCAG GTACACGGATTGGACAAGCGTCAGAGTGTTTCGTTTATTGGAAAGACACGATGACCAACGATACATGGGGATTGAATTTTACCTCTCCGATAGACGCTAAACAATTCAGAGAATGTTGC TCACCGTCGTTCAAGATTTCAAGGAAAGCGTCCTCTTCTTACTCGTTGAAGCTCGAACCGCCTAACAAACAAAAGATCAAGACACGGAGAAAGCCTTTATCGACACCGGCATCACCGAGCAGATCCAGGGAGCCCCAATGCACTTGCATGACACCGGAACAACTCGCCAGATTTCGAAGCCAAGAAGCCAGATACCGAGGTTTTTGCA CCACCTCCACGCTTCCACGGACGATGGCGCGATCGACCGAGGTGGAGATGACGCCGGGCCGTGATAAAATAACAGCGGCAACGTCCAGTGCCTCCCTCTACGATAACGTTAACAACGCGAACGTGACGCCGGGGAAAACGGCGAAAGCAGGGGAATCGAAGCAAAAGGAGAAACAGAACGAGACATGTCAGACAACGCCAAAGACGGCGAACGTAGGCATCGAAACTGTCACTGTTGGCTCGCAA ATCGATAGCCCGGAAGAGAAAGGCGCTGCGATATCACCGAAAAAAGGTCAAAAGCAAAGTCAAGACTCGTCTACTCAACAAAATGGTAGCGAGATGCTCAAATCAGAAGGTACACAAGCAGGTGGCACGTTACAAAATAAGTCGTTGCGAAAAGAGCAATTACATCATACGAAGTCTGCCGATTACACAGACTTGGAGATGCAAAATGGCAATATTTTCAACATAGTGAACAATAATCACAGTGGGAAGAAATCGAAAAGCAAGAGTACGGACGATATGAGAATCGAGAATGCGCAGAACGGTGGGATTAGCTTAGATTCGAACACGTTGAAACGTATGCTGAAACCTATGCCGAGTATCGATAGCCCGGTTACGTCCCCAGAGATGACGAGAAAGAGGCATAGCCatcataattatcattatcatccgAGCAATAATAATCAGAAGTACATCATGCAAGAGACTGAAAACGAAAATTGCGCCCATCTGTATCGACCAACGTATAATAACAAGTTCCAGACGACTAGAAGCGTGCATGACATGGGACGTCAATACGCCG GCGGGAGAGCCAGGACCTATTTAGATTCGGAACGTAATCGATGCACAGGTGATATGTCGCCGCCATCGGATAATGTTATCTTCGATAATCAGTGTTACGCGACTACTCCGAGTTCCTCCAATGGAAACTCGGATATGGAGCAACCGACGCACTGCAATTCCCGTCGTTGCAACGGTAGCCAAGTTTATCAACAGCAGAACATGCAATCGGTGTCGACCCCCGGAAGCCCGACCAGCAGGCTACTACTCGAGTACGAGATGCATCTTAGGAACACACTTGCCAAGGGTATGGACGCGGAGAGTTACAGTTTACGGACTTTCGAAGCGTTGCTCACGCAAAGCATGGAGGATTTAG AATTCGCGAAAAATATACCGTTGAACACTCAACGTACACCTCACGTTTCACGAAGGC GTTCAAGTTCCAATAAATCGTCCACGTTACCGCTGTCGTATCGTTACGAGAGGCAGAATAGCAAGGACAGGGACGGTTATTACAGCGATCGTAACGAAATGATCAGGGAGAAGAGGGACAGGGAGATCGATCGGGATCGTGGATATCTCAGCGATTATAATTCGAG ATGCACCAGCTGCGTAGGGGAGTCTGCACGCGCGCAATGGTTTCGCCATTCGGACGGATGGCAATCCGGCAGTTCGACCCTCGGCTCCGGCGCCTCGAGCTCGATAAATCCAAGCTACACGGGGCACAAACGGGACTCCCCGTGGGACTCTTTGCCATCGTTGAGACACGAGGGAAGCCTCAACGACAGCGGATACAAATCGAATCGGACCGATTCTTTGGAGCAAAG AGGCACTTTCGATAGACAGGACAGCGTGAGATCGGATTATATGTCCGATCGGGATGGCAGATACGGAATTGTTCAACAAGCTTCCCTGGAGAGCACAGACTCGAGAATTTGCTACTTGACGTCCTCAGAG ATGTCAGATGACGATAAAATGTCCCTAACTACCGCGGTTAGCGACGACGATGACGGGGAGAGCGTGATAAATTCGCCCTATCGAGGGAAACAGACTGGTACAGCAGCTGCGTCGTTCAATTGTACGGGGGCGGTACGAAAAGCTGG ATTTCTAAGCGTGAAGAAATGGCTGTTACGAAAGAAGCACCAGATCGAGCTAGCGAGGAAGAGGGGTTGGAAAGGTTATTGGGTTTGCCTGAAGGGGACCACGCTTCTCTTCTATCCTTGCGAATCCCAAGAAAGTAGAACCATGGAGGCGGCGCCCAAGCATTTGATCATAGTCGATGGCGCGATAATGCAACCGATCCCGGAGCATCCGAAGAGAGACTACATATTTTGCTTGAGCACCGCTTTCGGCGATGCTTATTTATTTCAG GCTCCGTGTCAAGTGGAACTCGAGAACTGGGTGAACAGTATACATTCGGCTTGTGCAGCCGCGTTTGCGCGTCATCGTGGTAAAACTGGAACCCTTCATTTATTGCAGGAAGAAATATTTCGCTTAGAGAAAGCGATAGAATCG GACCACAAATTAAAACACATGGCTGATCTTCAGCAATCCGTCGTGTCTGACGTAGAGACGAAACAGCAGATCAACAATCAGATTGTTCAGTGGGAAGAAAATTTGGAGAGACTTCATTGTGAACAATTCAGACTCAGATGTTACATGGCCAGTTTACAAAGTGGCGAATTACCAAATCCAAAG AGTTTATTGACGCACGTGTCCCGCGCCACGAAGCAGACGTTGAACAAATTAGGGGTGTTCACCGTGTCGTCGTTTCACGCTTTCATATGCGCGCGAAGCCCTTCCCTGTTGAACAATCTGTTGGCGGGGCGAGGGGCCACCAAGAGAAGGCCGCCATTATTGTCGAGATCCAACAGCGGATCGAGCAGGAGATCCCTTCAAATTTCGTCCAGAGATGATGAGAAGACGGTGAAGGTTTTCGTGCCGGAAAATCAG ttGGTATCCGTATTTGTGCGCGATGCTATGACAGTGGAAGAATTCCTCGCAAGCGCTTGCAACAGGAAAAATCTTAACCCGATGGAACATTTCGTTCGCGTGAAGAAACGCCGCGACATGGAAgatcataattatttcgtaCCACATAGAACCGACTTGATAGAGACATAC ttGCACACGCACGAAGTGGTCGAGGTGTGCGCGAAGATCCTGTATCAAGTGGAGTTGCAAAGGAACACCCTCGAACAAATGTGGGGATTCTCTGTGGAGGCTGAGCTGATCGAGAATTCCGATCGACAGGACGAGCTGTGCTGCTACGTCAGCAGAGTCGAGGATAAGAGCGTAGCAATGCAGAAtg GTATCATTAAAGGTGACGAAATCATGGTGATCAACGGCGCGATAGTGAGCGACCTGGACATGATGTACCTGGAAAGCGTGTTGCAAGAGGAGGTAGGTTTGTGCATGATGATGAGATCCTCGAGGACCGAGCCCCCGGATCTCACGGGGATAATGAGAGTGACCGACGACATAATCGAGAGTTTGGTTTGCCCGCCGCCACCCTCCGACCCGCCTGTTATAAGCGAAGAAATGATCTCTGGGTTAATCGTTCCGGCTCCTGGATGGA GCAAAGAAAGTATCATGCAGGAGTGCACAACGACATCTCACATGGAGAATGGTAAACAAACGTCTCGGACGAATTCGTTCGAGATAGAGAATTTGTTGAAAACGGCGGAACAAGTGACGGGGATCTGTCGATCGCCTGGTGAAACGCGAAAGTCGAGCCCAACCGGAAGCGTTGTTAGTTCTCATTCCCAAGCTTTGACGCCGAGCAGGCAGTTGAGCGACGCTGAGAAACTGAAGAAAGTTATTCTAGAATTAATTGAGACTGAACGTACTTACGTGAAG aatttaaataatttgttggaGAACTACTTAGAGCCCCTTAAACGCGAAACCTTCCTATCGAATGCAGAGATAAACGCATTGTTCGGGAACATACAAGAGATTGTTACGTTTCAACGGCAATTTCTACAAAATCTTGATCACGCGATCGAGATGGAAgctgatttcaataatttcgatCATCCTAGTCAATTTAAG GGTGTCCTGTTTTCCATTGGAAGTGCCTTCTTGTATTACGTAAATCATTTCAAGTTGTACAGTTCGTTTTGTGCTAGCCACTCAAAGGCGCAAAAGGTTTTACATCCAA ATGAAGGAAACCAAGCTTTACAAGAGTTCCTGCAAGCGCGAAATCCAAGGCAGCAACACTCGTCGACATTAGAATCATACTTGATTAAACCTATTCaacgaatattgaaatatcctTTGCTCTTGCAACAACTTCGAAATCTCACCGACGAAAGAAGCGAAGAACACCAACACTTGATCG AGGCTTTGAAAGGTATGGAAAAAGTAGCAGAGCACATAAACGAAATGCAAAGAATTCACGAAGAATACGGAGCCATCTTCGATCACTTGTTCAGACAACATCAAAAATCTTGCAAGCAG CCGATCGATTTAAGCCCGGGAGATCTTTTGTATTATGGAGGTGTCGAGTGGCTCAATATTTCCGACTTTCTTGGTAAAATCAAGAAAGGTTTGGAACTGCACGCAATGTGTTTCGTTTTCAAATCTGCCGTCGTATTCCTGTGCAAGGAAAGATTGAGGCAGAAGAAGAAACTTatg GGAGTATCGACGAAAGCGAATTCCAGCGAGGTGGAGATAATACGTTATCAAGTGTTGATTCCTGTAACGGAAGTGCAAGTTAGAGCCAGCTCCGCCAAAGACATGGAATCTCATTTCTTGTGGGAATTGATCCATTTAAGAAGTCAATTACAAAGAAGATCGGAGAAAGTATATGTGCTTTCCAACAG CACAACGGAATTCAGGAACGCGTTTTTAAGGACGATACGTCAAATTATTCGAGAATCGGTCCGGAACATGAGCATACCGTCGACGAAACAAAACCTTAGCCAACCACCGATCAGCATTTCCCCACGAATGTCGACCGGCCACGTGGAGAAATTCGAGAAACAGTCGGCTGGAACGAGTCAGGTGGGGCAAAACGGTGGCAACGGCGGCAGTGGGGTGGCCACGTTGTCGAAGAAGAAACAGCAATTGTTGACAACGTCGCACAACGTGAAGCGGAAATACAGCCAATCGAAACAGGCTGTGGAGCACGAGAGCTCCGAGGATAAGGACAACGAGGAGGCGGGGGCCTCGGCCATTAACCAACAGCAAACGACATTTCGCTCCCGGAGCAAGACCATAAGCGACACATCCG GGGAGATAAAGGTCGAGATGGACTCGGGGACGAAATCGGAGGGTGAGGAAGACTCGCAAGCTTTTTTAG CAGGAAGTACGGGTAGTCAGGCGAGACTGATCCAATCTTCTCATCAACCGGAAAATTATCAACCAATCACGGTCAAGGAACTTG GTTCGCCGATTTGGAAACCGCGGGAATTACCCTCGTTAGGTGAGTCCACGACGTTGCCACGTAAGGGTAAGTCGGCGAGCGAGTTTGGGGATATAAGCTCGTCTCATAGCGCCTCCCGAAAGTCTCTCATAGAAATCAATAATTGTGCTCAACAATCTAACTGTAATAACcacgtttaa